One Microplitis demolitor isolate Queensland-Clemson2020A chromosome 2, iyMicDemo2.1a, whole genome shotgun sequence DNA segment encodes these proteins:
- the LOC103579782 gene encoding ubiquitin-protein ligase E3B isoform X2, with protein sequence MFRAEESAKGNFLQQTKAAREERANEKRKEAAVVCIQACVRGWLARTKFATRILKEFDNYFPLETATDVSIELKPALQVYKQISRFLIVFKRDRDQTRIERICRYLVKTLDSELPKLSYVGVALNKDHYISWISQMKTILYQCMVGLDDLRPERPADHRCILLRLHTLVSFTSAGTWAIQKAKGMDKLRAGMNQLCANIMGHLVNSGFYTIMQTLLVKGLGREKIALKPLALSAAVTLTMRPLISSQMSDKLVSLFLINIFSVPALVYHLNIYSSECINLFISHNLFTRSLELLNSEQNLRIIFNALEGSYALCLLANLIQLANIERDEVLKDLYFPSFTFVVTKMLESCQQYVVAKQSNLTHWHPVLGCFAQAVDSSLHGAIAYTKIQLSYLWTGRIVSQLIGLPLVEIVEKEVPSPPEHQSTSVGTNIFRRAFLEARTNRNNSNKNYRKLGSPDTTKISLICSLFQTALHTLTQMKLDILTGLCYQDKVLYHMWLFLNTLGPHCGLRAFLDHLAANTKCSAPEFQMLILFSDCMTHYVTILDDMEMYEQQDPFKLTDFVTMSYFLNQFLYKAVLNNLFDVKTVSNNQLFSSLHTLLMAIYRRDCRRTFCPDGHWLAKEVRVSGFLADLEKGRRGAALLLSKMPHVIPHSERVVLFRKHVADEKAVLGLTESACNSPSSTLISVHRTRIVEDGYRQLAMLPPQALKGVIRVRFVNEQGLDEAGIDQDGVFKEFLEETIKRVFDPSLNLFRATSENRLYPSPTSYMQENHLQLFEFVGRMLGKAVYEGIVVDVPFASFFVSQFSGQAGGALYSWLDELASLDRDLYRSLTLVKHYKGDVSELELTFSLDEDVMGQLVTHELNPGGKAETVTNLNKINYIHHMAHFRMHRQIKDQTAAFTKGFKSIINPDWLSLFSTPELQRLISGDNVPLDLRDLRRHTQYYGGFHDSHRVVCWLWDILEKDFSEEERGLFLKFVTSCSKSPLLGFAHLEPPFSIRCVEVGDDEDTGDTIGSVIRGFFTIRKKDPQNRLPTSSTCFNLLKLPNYQKKSTLREKLRYAVTSNTGFELS encoded by the exons aTGTTTAGAGCTGAAGAATCAGCAAAAGGTAATTTTCTTCAACAGACTAAAGCTGCAAGAGAAGAAAGAGCTAATGAAAAACGTAAGGAAGCTGCTGTTGTTTGCATCCAAGCCTGTGTACGTGGGTGGCTCGCCAGGACTAAATTTGCCACTAGGATATT aaaagagttcgataattattttccccTTGAAACTGCGACTGATGTCTCCATAGAATTAAAACCAGCGTTACaagtttataaacaaatatcaagatttttaattgtctttaAACGTGACCGGGATCAAACAAGAATAGAAAGAATATGcag ATATCTAGTGAAAACGCTGGACTCGGAGCTCCCGAAGCTGTCGTATGTGGGCGTAGCCTTGAACAAGGACCACTACATATCCTGGATATCGCAGATGAAGACGATACTGTACCAGTGTATGGTCGGCCTGGATGACTTGAGACCCGAGAGGCCAGCAGACCACAGATGTATTTTATTGAGACTCCATACTCTGGTGAGTTTTACGTCAGCCGGGACCTGGGCAATTCAGAAAGCCAAAGGAATGGACAAGCTCAGAGCGGGTATGAATCAATTGTGTGCTAATATTATGGGACATCTAGTCAATTCTGGTTTTTATACAATCATGcag acTCTATTAGTAAAAGGATTAGGGAGAGAAAAAATAGCATTGAAACCACTTGCGCTGTCAGCAGCCGTTACATTGACAATGCGGCCATTGATATCATCACAAATGTCCGATAAACTAGTATcgttatttcttataaatatatttagtgtACCTGCACTCGTTtatcatttgaatatttattcatcagag tgcataaatttatttatcagccataatttatttacgcgAAGTCTTGAGTTACTTAACTCAGAGCAAAATTTAcggataatatttaatgcactTGAGGGAAGTTACGCTCTCTGTTTACTGGCAAATTTAATTCAGTTGGCAAATATTGAGCGAGATGAagttttaaaagatttatattttccatcaTTTACATTTGTCGTGACAAAAATGCTCGAGTCTTGTCAGCAGTACGTGGTAGCAAAGCAAAGTAATCTGACTCATTGGCATCCGGTGTTGGGTTGTTTTGCCCAAGCAGTTGATTCTTCTTTGCATGGTGCCATAGCTTACACTAAAATTCAATTGTCTTATCTTTGGACCGGGAGAATTGTATCGCAACTTATTg gactGCCATTAGTAGAAATAGTAGAAAAAGAAGTGCCGAGTCCACCGGAACATCAAAGCACATCAGTTGGTACAAATATATTTCGCCGCGCATTTTTAGAAGCGCGTACGAATCGCAACAATAGTAACAAAAATTACCGGAAACTGGGAAGTCCTGACACGACTAAAATATCATTGATCTGCTCGTTGTTTCAAACTGCGCTGCACACTCTGACGCAGATGAAACTGGACATACTCACGGGTCTGTGCTACCAAGACAAAGTTCTCTACCACATGTGGCTTTTTCTTAACACTCTTGGACCCCATTGCGGACTCCGCGCATTCCTAGACCACTTGGCAGCAAACACTAAATGTAGCGCGCCGGAATTCCAGATGCTTATACTCTTCAGCGACTGCATGACCCACTACGTGAC GATATTGGACGACATGGAGATGTATGAGCAGCAAGATCCATTCAAGCTCACGGACTTTGTCACCATGtcgtattttttaaaccaGTTTCTGTACAAAGCCGTTCTCAATAATCTCTTTG ATGTCAAGACAGTGTCCAACAATCAGCTCTTTTCATCTCTGCACACTCTGCTGATGGCGATCTATCGTCGCGATTGCCGGAGAACGTTCTGTCCTGATGGCCACTGGCTGGCTAAG gaAGTAAGAGTGTCGGGATTCCTAGCAGATCTAGAAAAAGGCAGGAGAGGCGCAGCCCTTTTACTCTCCAAGATGCCGCACGTGATTCCTCACTCGGAACGTGTGGTACTTTTTCGTAAGCACGTCGCTGATGAGAAAGCAGTCCTGGGATTGACAGAAAGTGCATGCAATAGTCCATCGTCGACTTTGATATCTGTCCATAGGACTCGAATAGTCGAGGACGGGTACCGTCAGTTGGCGATGCTGCCTCCGCAGGCTCTAAAAGGCGTGATACGGGTGCGGTTTGTCAACGAACAGGGACTCGACGAGGCGGGAATTGACCAAGATGGAGTGTTCAAAGAATTCCTCGAGGAAACGATAAAACGGGTGTTCGATCCGTCATTAAATCTCTTCAGAGCAACCAGCGAGAATCGTTTGTACCCATCCCCGACCTCTTACATGCAGGAAAATCATCTCCAGCTTTTTGAATTCGTGGGTCGTATGCTCGGCAAAGCCGTCTACGAGGGAATCGTCGTCGACGTACCTTTTGCTTCTTTTTTCGTCTCCCAATTCTCTGGTCAAGCTGGCGGAGCGCTCTACAGCTGGCTGGACGAGCTGGCTTCACTTGACCGCGATCTATATCGCAGTTTGACTCTGGTTAAGCACTATAAGGGCGACGTCAGTGAGCTCGAGTTAACCTTTTCCCTCGACGAAGACGTGATGGGTCAGCTGGTGACACACGAACTGAATCCCGGTGGTAAAGCTGAAACCGTaactaatttgaataaaataaattacattcatCATATGGCGCACTTTCGTATGCACAGACAAATTAAAGACCAGACTGCAGCTTTTACGAAGGGGTTCAAGTCCATCATTAACCCCGACTGGCTCTCATTGTTCTCGACGCCTGAACTGCAGAGACTAATATCCGGTGATAATGTTCCTCTAGATTTACGAGATTTACGCCGGCATACTCAGTACTACGGCGGGTTCCATGATAGCCACCGCGTTGTTTGCTGGTTGTGGGACATCCTCGAGAAAGATTTCAGCGAAGAAGAACGCGGTCTGTTTCTAAAATTTGTCACCAGCTGTTCCAAGTCTCCGCTGCTGGGTTTCGCTCACCTAGAGCCGCCTTTCTCGATCAGGTGCGTCGAGGTAGGCGACGACGAAGACACCGGCGACACTATAGGCAGCGTAATTCGTGGATTTTTTACAATACGGAAAAAAGATCCGCAAAATCGTCTGCCCACTTCATCGACTTGTTTCAATCTTCTTAAATTAccaaattaccaaaaaaaaagtactctTCGTGAAAAATTACGGTACGCAGTAACAAGTAACACCGGTTTCGAGTTGTCTTAA
- the LOC103579795 gene encoding multidrug resistance protein homolog 49-like, translated as MENSKTNVNNLDYSDTIQCTLPQFSFASCRDISQIIIGLISAILTGICTPGIIVLYANLAEVFLQYEIALSMSSYNDTTRIPVGLRKISEEEITPRELASRALKFSTSSAVLGLAQLIFTSTFVGCFNNASLSQVCRAKNIQFKSILQQNISWISQQDPEELAANSIKNIRYLQTGLDEKVGNFIATLSTIASCIMVSIYYGYQLTGTLLAVVPVIAAIIIVTRRVIDYVKKQEANHYRMAQAMVKQTLNHMRCVCAYSKEEYEVNKYIRHLVPVEQCDILKGTIFSVTGATLWIIIYGMYGFAFWQGVHLLRIDKSYSVASLIIVSFCTHIAVFYIFQIPLYVHLMRKASTAARRILMMSGSTLKIEGAEPSDVGSRIIVFNNVTFRYSLTGQAILRNVSFDIDRGTTVGILGSQCSGKTTLLSLIHRFHFLQRGKISFNGMNIEDIDLSWLRKQIGFAQQCPVLFGTTMMESITCLTTCKSDERVHHVAEIVGMHSLITELPQGYNTPLTWDLQVDLRQRLALARILYREPEVLMMDDSLSALSSIDEEKIFNDIKQAYDELTIIIVTNNPRILDKVDKILYLNDGNIDEFNSIADMIQAYPEIDNLIVEKDGKVDNFEVETMAKGRDQQPSCNAVFPRTSSFFGRSYQQLLRSGLVQIGRSQAFLQAPNVATYSIESRTVAFKKLIKFLLQDKQRWLHLLFASLASIILGLNAPMYTVLYGETLSLVALFDTSELLKRYKFFTTMFFAAGFVASFCKIVQDSMLSFVDSKLMTRIRRETFRKFLQKNMEWFDTEARTICEILGVLRKPPEAQQGCARRLVFLIETLASVTVSVILSMFYHWKLGLASLIFTPMTLSILQFNKQLITERCHHIAASLNKAKKTIIEATRNAEAIAALNLENKFIDFDEDVDNLITSNQNNVKLQAFVHGCCVALPQFAYSVAVFYGGYMLSHEEIDSATVFKVAEAIILGTLLVGHLVLPMESTSQEIDISANFVNILDDVTQFKTDQVNRLSELQGKIIFKQVSFVHSYYAAIPKLYEVNINIKPGELVAFVGRLHSGVSIPIQLLLGFYKATSGDIFFDDQQLNDSNLKELRRQMGLVEGEPRFFNESIAYNISYGGNRKMLASEIIATARHVGLHEFISSLPKGYYTVLDESEVQLTTSQRIKLSLARALVRNPRILLFDNLKRCESEDAQQVIN; from the exons atggAAAACAGTAAAACAAATGTCAATAATTTAGATTATTCGGATACAATTCAATGTACATTACCACaa TTTTCATTTGCATCATGCCGAGACATCAGTCAAATAATAATTGGTTTAATATCAGCAATACTAACTGGAATATGTACGCCAGGGATAATAGTTCTCTATGCAAATTTAGCAGAAGTATTTCTCCAGTACGAGATCGCCTTGTCAATGAGTTCCTACAACGACACCACAAGAATACCAGTAGGATTACGTAAAATTTCTGAAGAAGAAATAACGCCACGTGAATTAGCATCACGAGCTCTTAAATTTTCTACCTCGTCAGCAGTTCTAGGTCTAGCTCAGCTTATCTTTACATCAACGTTCGTTGGTTGTTTCAATAATGCATCACTGAGTCAAGTGTGCCGAgccaaaaatattcaatttaaatcgaTATTGCAGCAGAATATCTCATGGATAAGTCAACAAGATCCTGAGGAATTGGCAGCAAATAGTATCAA GAATATTAGATACTTGCAGACAGGATTAGATGAAAAGGTTGGAAATTTCATAGCGACTTTATCAACAATAGCTTCATGCATTATGGTCTCGATCTACTACGGCTATCAATTAACAGGAACATTACTCGCAGTTGTCCCAGTGATTGCcgcaataataattgtaacaCGACGTGTAATTGATTACGTCAAGAAACAAGAAGCGAATCACTATCGCATGGCCCAGGCGATGGTCAAGCAGACATTGAATCACATGAGATGCGTCTGCGCTTACTCAAAAGAAGAGTACGAGGTCAACAAATATATAAGACACCTAGTACCTGTCGAGCAGTGTGACATCCTGAAGGGAACGATTTTCAGCGTAACTGGTGCTACGCTCTGGATTATCATCTACGGGATGTACGGGTTCGCTTTCTGGCAGGGTGTCCACTTGCTGAGAATCGACAAAAGCTACTCCGTTGCTTCGTTGATTATTGTTTCTTTCTGCACACATATTGCGGTtttctatatatttcaaattccCCTGTATGTTCACTTGATGCGGAAAGCCAGCACTGCTGCGAGAAGGATTCTGATGATGAGCGGAAGCACTTTGAAAATTGAAGGCGCTGAGCCTAGTGATGTCGGCTCGAGGATCATTGTCTTCAATAATGTCACGTTCAGATATTCATTGACTGGACAGGcg ATACTGAGGAATGTGTCATTTGACATCGATCGGGGGACAACAGTTGGTATTTTGGGGTCCCAGTGCTCAGGGAAGACAACTTTGCTGTCGCTGATTCATCGGTTTCATTTTCTCCAACGtggaaaa ATCAGCTTCAATGGAATGAATATCGAAGACATTGATCTGTCCTGGCTACGAAAGCAAATTGGATTTGCTCAGCAGTGTCCAGTGCTGTTTGGCACGACTATGATGGAGAGTATCACCTGTTTAACGACTTGCAAAAGCGATGAACGTGTACACCATGTCGCTGAAATCGTCGGCATGCATTCGTTGATTACTGAACTTCCTCAAGGATACAACACTCCGCTTACTTGGGATCTCCAGGTGGATCTGAGACAGAGACTTGCATTAGCTAGGATTTTATACCGCGAGCCAGAGGTTCTGATGATGGACGATTCATTGTCGGCATTGTCGTCGATTGATGAAGAAAAGATTTTCAATGACATTAAACag gcaTATGATGAACTGACGATTATTATCGTAACAAATAACccaagaatcctagacaaagttgataaaattttgtacttAAATGATGGGAACATTGATGAGTTTAATAGCATTGCAGATATGATCCAAGCATACCCAGAGATTGATAATTTGATTGTTGAAAAAGATGGCAAAGTTGATAACTTTGAAG TCGAAACTATGGCAAAGGGTCGGGACCAGCAGCCATCATGTAATGCAGTATTTCCCCGGACGTCGAGTTTCTTCGGAAGAAGTTATCAGCAATTGCTCCGATCGGGCCTGGTCCAAATCGGCCGATCGCAGGCATTTCTTCAAGCGCCGAACGTGGCCACGTACTCCATAGAGAGCAGGACGGTCGCTTTTAAGAagctaattaaatttcttctaCAAGACAAACAACGATGGCTGCATTTACTGTTTGCGAGTCTCGCTTCCATCATCCTGGGTCTAAATGCGCCCATGTACACAGTCCTCTATGGAGAAACACTGAGTCTAGTGGCTCTATTCGACACTTCCGAACTCTTGAAACGCTACAAATTCTTCACGACCATGTTCTTTGCGGCAGGATTCGTCGCGAGCTTCTGCAAAATCGTCCAGGACTCGATGCTAAGTTTCGTGGACAGCAAACTGATGACAAGAATACGCAGAGAGacgtttagaaaatttttgcagAAGAACATGGAATGGTTCGACACTGAAGCGAGGACTATTTGCGAAATTCTCGGGGTGCTGAGGAAACCACCTGAGGCTCAGCAAGGATGTGCTCGGAGACTAGTATTTTTGATAGAAACTCTGGCGTCCGTTACTGTCAGCGTTATTCTCTCGATGTTCTATCACTGGAAACTGGGTCTTGCTTCTCTAATATTTACACCTATGACGCTATCAATTTTGCAATTTAATAAGCAGCTAATAACAGAACGATGTCATCATATTGCTGCTAGTTTGAATAAAGCTAAGAAG ACCATTATCGAAGCAACAAGAAACGCCGAAGCAATAGCAGCATTAAATTTAGAGAATAAATTCATCGACTTTGACGAGGATGTTGATAACTTAATAACTAGTAATCAGAATAATGTCAAGCTACAGGCATTTGTCCATGGCTGCTGCGTCGCATTACCCCAATTTGCATACTCAGTCGCGGTATTTTACGGCGGATATATGCTAAGTCACGAGGAAATTGACTCGGCGACcgtttttaa agtcGCGGAGGCCATAATCTTGGGTACTTTGTTAGTTGGTCATTTAGTTCTTCCTATGGAGTCAACTTCCCAAGAGATCGACATTTCGGCGAACTTCGTCAACATTCTCGACGACGTCACACAATTTAAAACAGATCAAGTTAACAGACTATCAGAACTCcagggaaaaataattttcaaacaagTGTCATTCGTTCATTCGTATTACGCGGCTATTCCTAAGTTATATGAagtaaatatcaatataaagcCTGGAGAACTCGTCGCCTTCGTCGGCAGATTGCACTCTGGGGTCTCTATCCCCATTCAATTGCTCTTAGGATTTTATAAAGCAACTTCCGGTGacatt TTTTTCGATGACCAGCAGTTGAATGATTCAAATCTAAAAGAACTCAGACGTCAGATGGGTCTAGTTGAGGGAGAGCCgcgattttttaatgaatctATTGCTTATAATATTTCTTACGGCGGAAATCGCAAAATGTTAGCTAGTGAAATTATCGCTACTGCTAGACATGTTGGGTTACAcgaatttatttcttctttacctaaa GGATACTACACAGTTTTGGACGAATCAGAAGTCCAATTAACAACCAGTCAAAGAATAAAGTTGTCTCTCGCAAGAGCTCTGGTAAGAAATCCCAGAATTTTActctttgataatttaaaaagatgcGAATCTGAAGACGCGCagcaagtaattaattaa
- the LOC103579782 gene encoding ubiquitin-protein ligase E3B isoform X1 yields MFRAEESAKGNFLQQTKAAREERANEKRKEAAVVCIQACVRGWLARTKFATRILKEFDNYFPLETATDVSIELKPALQVYKQISRFLIVFKRDRDQTRIERICRYLVKTLDSELPKLSYVGVALNKDHYISWISQMKTILYQCMVGLDDLRPERPADHRCILLRLHTLVSFTSAGTWAIQKAKGMDKLRAGMNQLCANIMGHLVNSGFYTIMQTLLVKGLGREKIALKPLALSAAVTLTMRPLISSQMSDKLVSLFLINIFSVPALVYHLNIYSSECINLFISHNLFTRSLELLNSEQNLRIIFNALEGSYALCLLANLIQLANIERDEVLKDLYFPSFTFVVTKMLESCQQYVVAKQSNLTHWHPVLGCFAQAVDSSLHGAIAYTKIQLSYLWTGRIVSQLIGLPLVEIVEKEVPSPPEHQSTSVGTNIFRRAFLEARTNRNNSNKNYRKLGSPDTTKISLICSLFQTALHTLTQMKLDILTGLCYQDKVLYHMWLFLNTLGPHCGLRAFLDHLAANTKCSAPEFQMLILFSDCMTHYVTILDDMEMYEQQDPFKLTDFVTMSYFLNQFLYKAVLNNLFDVTDVKTVSNNQLFSSLHTLLMAIYRRDCRRTFCPDGHWLAKEVRVSGFLADLEKGRRGAALLLSKMPHVIPHSERVVLFRKHVADEKAVLGLTESACNSPSSTLISVHRTRIVEDGYRQLAMLPPQALKGVIRVRFVNEQGLDEAGIDQDGVFKEFLEETIKRVFDPSLNLFRATSENRLYPSPTSYMQENHLQLFEFVGRMLGKAVYEGIVVDVPFASFFVSQFSGQAGGALYSWLDELASLDRDLYRSLTLVKHYKGDVSELELTFSLDEDVMGQLVTHELNPGGKAETVTNLNKINYIHHMAHFRMHRQIKDQTAAFTKGFKSIINPDWLSLFSTPELQRLISGDNVPLDLRDLRRHTQYYGGFHDSHRVVCWLWDILEKDFSEEERGLFLKFVTSCSKSPLLGFAHLEPPFSIRCVEVGDDEDTGDTIGSVIRGFFTIRKKDPQNRLPTSSTCFNLLKLPNYQKKSTLREKLRYAVTSNTGFELS; encoded by the exons aTGTTTAGAGCTGAAGAATCAGCAAAAGGTAATTTTCTTCAACAGACTAAAGCTGCAAGAGAAGAAAGAGCTAATGAAAAACGTAAGGAAGCTGCTGTTGTTTGCATCCAAGCCTGTGTACGTGGGTGGCTCGCCAGGACTAAATTTGCCACTAGGATATT aaaagagttcgataattattttccccTTGAAACTGCGACTGATGTCTCCATAGAATTAAAACCAGCGTTACaagtttataaacaaatatcaagatttttaattgtctttaAACGTGACCGGGATCAAACAAGAATAGAAAGAATATGcag ATATCTAGTGAAAACGCTGGACTCGGAGCTCCCGAAGCTGTCGTATGTGGGCGTAGCCTTGAACAAGGACCACTACATATCCTGGATATCGCAGATGAAGACGATACTGTACCAGTGTATGGTCGGCCTGGATGACTTGAGACCCGAGAGGCCAGCAGACCACAGATGTATTTTATTGAGACTCCATACTCTGGTGAGTTTTACGTCAGCCGGGACCTGGGCAATTCAGAAAGCCAAAGGAATGGACAAGCTCAGAGCGGGTATGAATCAATTGTGTGCTAATATTATGGGACATCTAGTCAATTCTGGTTTTTATACAATCATGcag acTCTATTAGTAAAAGGATTAGGGAGAGAAAAAATAGCATTGAAACCACTTGCGCTGTCAGCAGCCGTTACATTGACAATGCGGCCATTGATATCATCACAAATGTCCGATAAACTAGTATcgttatttcttataaatatatttagtgtACCTGCACTCGTTtatcatttgaatatttattcatcagag tgcataaatttatttatcagccataatttatttacgcgAAGTCTTGAGTTACTTAACTCAGAGCAAAATTTAcggataatatttaatgcactTGAGGGAAGTTACGCTCTCTGTTTACTGGCAAATTTAATTCAGTTGGCAAATATTGAGCGAGATGAagttttaaaagatttatattttccatcaTTTACATTTGTCGTGACAAAAATGCTCGAGTCTTGTCAGCAGTACGTGGTAGCAAAGCAAAGTAATCTGACTCATTGGCATCCGGTGTTGGGTTGTTTTGCCCAAGCAGTTGATTCTTCTTTGCATGGTGCCATAGCTTACACTAAAATTCAATTGTCTTATCTTTGGACCGGGAGAATTGTATCGCAACTTATTg gactGCCATTAGTAGAAATAGTAGAAAAAGAAGTGCCGAGTCCACCGGAACATCAAAGCACATCAGTTGGTACAAATATATTTCGCCGCGCATTTTTAGAAGCGCGTACGAATCGCAACAATAGTAACAAAAATTACCGGAAACTGGGAAGTCCTGACACGACTAAAATATCATTGATCTGCTCGTTGTTTCAAACTGCGCTGCACACTCTGACGCAGATGAAACTGGACATACTCACGGGTCTGTGCTACCAAGACAAAGTTCTCTACCACATGTGGCTTTTTCTTAACACTCTTGGACCCCATTGCGGACTCCGCGCATTCCTAGACCACTTGGCAGCAAACACTAAATGTAGCGCGCCGGAATTCCAGATGCTTATACTCTTCAGCGACTGCATGACCCACTACGTGAC GATATTGGACGACATGGAGATGTATGAGCAGCAAGATCCATTCAAGCTCACGGACTTTGTCACCATGtcgtattttttaaaccaGTTTCTGTACAAAGCCGTTCTCAATAATCTCTTTG ATGTTACAGATGTCAAGACAGTGTCCAACAATCAGCTCTTTTCATCTCTGCACACTCTGCTGATGGCGATCTATCGTCGCGATTGCCGGAGAACGTTCTGTCCTGATGGCCACTGGCTGGCTAAG gaAGTAAGAGTGTCGGGATTCCTAGCAGATCTAGAAAAAGGCAGGAGAGGCGCAGCCCTTTTACTCTCCAAGATGCCGCACGTGATTCCTCACTCGGAACGTGTGGTACTTTTTCGTAAGCACGTCGCTGATGAGAAAGCAGTCCTGGGATTGACAGAAAGTGCATGCAATAGTCCATCGTCGACTTTGATATCTGTCCATAGGACTCGAATAGTCGAGGACGGGTACCGTCAGTTGGCGATGCTGCCTCCGCAGGCTCTAAAAGGCGTGATACGGGTGCGGTTTGTCAACGAACAGGGACTCGACGAGGCGGGAATTGACCAAGATGGAGTGTTCAAAGAATTCCTCGAGGAAACGATAAAACGGGTGTTCGATCCGTCATTAAATCTCTTCAGAGCAACCAGCGAGAATCGTTTGTACCCATCCCCGACCTCTTACATGCAGGAAAATCATCTCCAGCTTTTTGAATTCGTGGGTCGTATGCTCGGCAAAGCCGTCTACGAGGGAATCGTCGTCGACGTACCTTTTGCTTCTTTTTTCGTCTCCCAATTCTCTGGTCAAGCTGGCGGAGCGCTCTACAGCTGGCTGGACGAGCTGGCTTCACTTGACCGCGATCTATATCGCAGTTTGACTCTGGTTAAGCACTATAAGGGCGACGTCAGTGAGCTCGAGTTAACCTTTTCCCTCGACGAAGACGTGATGGGTCAGCTGGTGACACACGAACTGAATCCCGGTGGTAAAGCTGAAACCGTaactaatttgaataaaataaattacattcatCATATGGCGCACTTTCGTATGCACAGACAAATTAAAGACCAGACTGCAGCTTTTACGAAGGGGTTCAAGTCCATCATTAACCCCGACTGGCTCTCATTGTTCTCGACGCCTGAACTGCAGAGACTAATATCCGGTGATAATGTTCCTCTAGATTTACGAGATTTACGCCGGCATACTCAGTACTACGGCGGGTTCCATGATAGCCACCGCGTTGTTTGCTGGTTGTGGGACATCCTCGAGAAAGATTTCAGCGAAGAAGAACGCGGTCTGTTTCTAAAATTTGTCACCAGCTGTTCCAAGTCTCCGCTGCTGGGTTTCGCTCACCTAGAGCCGCCTTTCTCGATCAGGTGCGTCGAGGTAGGCGACGACGAAGACACCGGCGACACTATAGGCAGCGTAATTCGTGGATTTTTTACAATACGGAAAAAAGATCCGCAAAATCGTCTGCCCACTTCATCGACTTGTTTCAATCTTCTTAAATTAccaaattaccaaaaaaaaagtactctTCGTGAAAAATTACGGTACGCAGTAACAAGTAACACCGGTTTCGAGTTGTCTTAA
- the LOC103579783 gene encoding uncharacterized protein LOC103579783: protein MSKDLASFKNDVHKIFNNIFELNDMVTAKNLMVWVVLVLISTVVIIILRLSEILKPKKCFQVSNKLSREKINIIADGMAKGSVMLNHIKSLRALHIATERCYLRRNAKQCVEIVTYCPHLVNVKLGPGGLTPFHRICNHGHATLMSFMLSKGADPWLTTDSGENALCLAINWCIKHPTGSLDCLYMLQRHGCSLDNTNKWFRIYLRAAMLTDHKKLVNWLFDQAAPLASRSSSFPLY from the exons ATGTCGAAAGACTTAGcgtcatttaaaaatgatgttcataaaatatttaataatatttttgaattaaatgacATGGTCACTGCTAAAAATTTGATGGTCTGGGTTGTCTTGGTGCTGATATCAACTGTGGTGATCATAATACTTCGGTTGTctg AGATTTTAAAAcccaaaaaatgttttcaagtATCGAATAAATTATCGCGGGagaagataaatattattgctgATGGAATGGCCAAGGGATCAGTGATGTTGAATCATATCAAAAGTCTACGAGCTCTTCATATTGCTACTGAG AGATGCTACTTGAGAAGAAATGCCAAGCAATGCGTCGAAATAGTGACCTACTGTCCTCACTTGGTCAACGTAAAATTAGGTCCAGGTGGCCTGACACCATTCCACCGTATTTGCAACCACGGACACGCTACCTTGATGTCTTTCATGCTGTCCAAAGGTGCTGATCCCTGGCTGACAACAGATTCCGGAGAAAACGCACTCTGCCTGGCTATAAACTGGTGCATAAAACACCCGACTGGATCCCTAGACTGCCTTTACATGCTCCAGAGGCACGGATGCTCACTAGACAACACCAACAAGTGGTTCAGGATTTACCTGCGAGCTGCCATGCTGACTGATCACAAGAAACTGGTCAACTGGTTATTCGATCAAGCTGCTCCATTAGCTTCTCGTTCTTCGTCATTCCCTTTGTActga